In Salmo salar chromosome ssa15, Ssal_v3.1, whole genome shotgun sequence, one genomic interval encodes:
- the LOC106572480 gene encoding CCAAT/enhancer-binding protein beta — protein sequence MEVAGFYDGDCFAFQSRNSIISPISENSTCKQRVDGSMTELGIAEHEKAIDFSDYLDPAAAHCQLATHNETQQRGGGVFASFLAEESRIKRLSSLEQNYRNYISLNERETSAHANPREPYVLGYPELQETRVDTVFSPEFLGNHFKTGERDDLQEDQRMDNNGSSGYDMRYLHYQSTPSGSLGNISTASSSSSSPPGTPALPGKGRSPLQGGKMSSGGKGKKRLEKDSEEYKQRRERNNLAVRKSRDKAKIRNMETQHKVLELAAENDRLQKRVEQLSRELATLRNLLSATGQC from the coding sequence ATGGAAGTGGCCGGCTTCTACGACGGGGATTGCTTTGCTTTCCAGAGTAGAAACAGCATTATCAGTCCCATTAGCGAAAACAGCACTTGCAAGCAGCGCGTTGACGGCTCGATGACGGAGCTTGGCATTGCCGAGCACGAGAAAGCAATTGATTTCAGCGACTACTTGGATCCAGCTGCTGCGCACTGTCAACTAGCAACACACAACGAAACTCAGCAGAGAGGGGGAGGCGTATTCGCTAGTTTCCTTGCCGAGGAAAGCAGGATAAAGAGACTTTCATCATTAGAACAAAACTACAGAAACTACATCTCTCTCAACGAGCGGGAGACAAGTGCGCACGCCAACCCTAGGGAGCCATACGTCCTGGGTTATCCTGAACTGCAGGAGACCCGTGTGGACACCGTGTTCAGCCCCGAGTTTCTTGGGAACCACTTTAAAACCGGTGAAAGAGACGATCTTCAAGAGGACCAAAGAATGGACAACAACGGTTCGTCTGGCTACGACATGAGGTATCTTCATTACCAGTCGACTCCAAGTGGCAGCCTTGGTAACATTTCCACTGCGTCCTCGTCTTCCTCAAGTCCACCCGGAACACCTGCCCTGCCAGGTAAAGGCAGGTCGCCTTTGCAGGGCGGGAAAATGTCATCTGGTGGTAAGGGGAAGAAGCGACTGGAAAAGGACAGTGAGGAATATAAGCAGAGGCGGGAGAGAAACAACCTTGCCGTTAGAAAGAGCAGGGATAAAGCCAAAATCCGCAATATGGAGACGCAACACAAAGTGCTGGAACTGGCCGCAGAGAATGACCGTTTACAAAAACGCGTGGAGCAGCTGTCAAGAGAGCTTGCCACTCTGCGTAACTTGCTCTCTGCCACCGGTCAGTGTTAG